CCCTTGTGCTGCAGCAGACGACAAAAGAATTGCTTCCTCTCGAGAGTTTCAGAGAAGGAGAACGATTTTGAGAGAGAAAGTGGTCAAGAGAGAGagattttctgaatttcatgTTTTCACGTTTTCTTTCCTCCCACGTTTTTGagtttgatttttttgattTAGGTTTGGAGgggtttgattttttaatttgataTCCTAGATTTGTTACTCCCCCGTGGAAGACCAGCACGCCATTTCCTCCCAGGTCTCAAGTTTTAACTGTTCATTTTTGAGTTTGTCTCTCTTAGTTTGCCGCGAATCATAATATAAGTTTTGTTCAATAGTGGAATGTTCTTGCTTTTGGGTTTGTTGTTAATGTTTATGGTGAAGTacattgttgattttttttcctgGAAAATAGTGAAGAATATGAAGGATGAAGATTTTGGAAAGAAGATGGtgaattttgttttttgaacgtaaGATGATGAATTAAAGATTAGCAATTATAGATTAATAATTAGATATCTAAATTTGGTCTCTcttatatttgaaaattttagtTTTAGTCTCTCAATGACAAGGGAGAAGGTCCAAGGATTTAGGAAATTTAGCAgatgaaaaaaaacaaaaaaaagttctaccaaataattatttaaaatattttatcatgggtttacttaaaaaaaaagtaactaaTTAAGACATATATAAAAGCTATGAGGGAGGTACGCGGATAAATCTccggcgggtgcaatttatctttccaatgtaccaaaaCAAAAGAGATAtataaaatacatatatattaaatatgaacTTACAAGAGAGGAATCACAAACGAAGGTGGAACTCTCTAGATGCGGAACAAAGAACCTTCCGCATGATAAATCAATTTATACCTACGTAAATTtgcaataatatttaaaatagatgtgctcttaactatatatattttttgaaagtgTCTGCATTGAATTAAACTTCGACTAGCACTAAGGCCAAAACATCCACAGTTACTTAAGGAAAAACACGTGGAGGAACCTCCTCTATTCACACTAAACTGGCAAAAGAGAAGACCATGATAGCCATGAAATATGCAATCGAGTTGCCCTTATGACGCGCAAAAGTAAGGTTCACAAAATCAAAAGAACGACAAAGTAAAATACACTCCCCAAAATTGAAGCAAATAGGAACCACCATCGGGAGGCTTGCTCTGCCCCTGCAACAATTGGAGACAGTCCACTTCGAAGCCAACCGAACATAAGCCAAACTAAGAAGCCAAAGAAATCGCCCACAGGAACGCTAAGTCCTCTGCCAACATCGGGTAGGGAGCCGCAAGCACAAGCCCCTCATGATCGCGTACTACCATACCAACACTTACAGTCATTTGTGACCTAAAGGATGCATCAAAATTAAGTTTCACAACACCCTCCTCAAGTCGCTGCCAAGAGACACGCATCACCATACCGGGCCGCAGCTGCTCTGACACTGCGGCATGGACTTGGTGCAGCGCTGCTGCTCGCTGCAAATTAAGTTGCTTTACAAGATAACCTTCTGCCATGAAAAACCAACTTATTTTGCTACTCCCACAAAGCATAAGAGGCTGATTGTCACTGGGCAATGGCATCTAAATTCGTCAGCTGCAAAAAATGCTGCAGAAACACTggaacaaaagaaaaactatCCAACTGCAAACCAGAAACCTCTACTCACTGGACATTAAAGCCACACATGATCAATGGTTTCGTTCTGCAAGCCACACAAGGGACATGTCGGATCAACATCAAGACCTCAGAGATATAGGGCATCATGAACTGGAAGGAGCTGAGAACACACGAAGCCAACCCCTTACACCGCGGAAGATCCAGACTCCTCTAAAAATTGTTCCAAATCTTCGATGGTAGAGATGATCCTGAAGATGATGAGGAAGCCGAAGCAGTAGCCATAATACTCTTAATAAAAGCATAATCAAGCTTTGAAGAATAGTGACCATCAATCGATCTTGGCCAAAACATGGCATCGTCCCCACCATGAAGATGAAGAGTGATAGATAGAATTTGGGCAACAATATCGGGACAAAAAATAAACTCAATTGAATCTTTATTCCAAACTCCAGCACCCACCATAAGATCACCAACATTTCGGATCCCCAACTCCTGCATAAGATCCTCACAATAAATAATCGGGCACCCATGAGCTAGCTAACTATCGCAACGCACTTCCACTTTATGCCCTTTACCAATCCTCCATCAGCCAGTGCCCACCATGCTCAAAGACCCCACCAGGGCTCCAAataataatcaaataaaaagGCCATCTTGACATGCTACCAGGCTTTTGACACACtggtgttttaattttatttttttgaaatgattctATTTCTTTTTAAGTATAAGTAActgtggctttttttttttgaaatgaactGTGGTTTTCTTTGTTTggttaatatgttttttttttgtttaaagttGCTGTTTTTCTAACTAATCATAAAAACCAGTGAGATATAGGCTGAGCCCAAGTctcaattatattatatttcaacCCTAAAACCCAACCCGACCCGCCCAATCGGAAAACACACACCATTCCTATATATCAATCAGTCTAGGGTTTTTGAGTATCGCATTCTGCTGCACACACACTCACAGAGCGAGCGGAAGAGAGAGAAACCTCCACCGTTGCAGAAATGAAGACGATCCTCTCATCAGAGACCATGGACATCCCCGACGGCGTGAGCATCAAGGTTCACGCCAAGGTGATCGAGGTTGAAGGCCCACGCGGCAAGCTCGTCCGTGACTTCAAGCATCTCAACCTCGATTTCCAGCTCATCACCGATGAGAACGGcaagaagaagctcaagatcGAGGCCTGGTTCGCCACCCGCAAGACCTCCGCCGCCATCCGCACCGCACTCAGCCATGTTGACAACCTCATCACCGGTGTCACCAAGGGGTACCGCTACAAGATGAGGTTCGTCTATGCCCATTTTCCTATCAATGCTAGCATCACCAATGACAACAAAGCCATCGAGATCCGAAACTTTCTCGGCGAGAAGAAGGTACTTTGCTTTCTCACTGAATTCAACCCTAGGTTCAAATCCATTGATGATTTCTGTTAAGATTGTTATATACTATGATAGATAATAATGTTTATTTTCAGTGATCTTAATTTCTTGTTTGGTTGTTTTTTTAACTGGTTAATTGCTGATGATTTATATTTTTGATTAACTTGAACTATGTATTGGTGTCAATAATGTgtgattttaattaatttaattttgcatTTGTTTGTGTGTTTAATTGGTTAAGTGAAGTGtggttttttttcttgttgATTAACTTGAACTATgtgattttaattaatttaattttgcttTTGTTTGTGTTTTTAACTGGTTAAGTGAAGTGTGATTTTTACTTGTTGATTAACTTGAACTATGGATGTGGTTATTGTGTGATTTAGGTCAGGAAAGTGGATATGCTTGATGGAGTTTCCATTCTGCGATCTGAGAAGGTGAAGGATGAGTTGGTTTTGGATGGAAATGACATTGAGCTTGTTTCTAGGTCATGTGCCCTTATCAACCAGGTACATTTTTATCTCATTCTATGGATAGATGCCAATGCCTGACCTTGTTATTGTTCAATTTTGGTCTTGGTTGGATTTTGATTTCAtgttattttgttgtttttgttgcaGAAATGCCATGTCAAGAACAAGGATATCAGGAAGTTTCTTGATGGTATTTATGTTAGTGAGAAGGGAACTGTAGTTGAAGAGTAGATGGTGAAACTCAAAACAGGCATAATACTGTTTTTTAGTTTGATTCAAGCTTCTCTTTTGTTTACATTTTTATGTGATGAGTACTTGGAAACAGCTTTTATTAGCTTCTTGAGATTGGATATTACAGTTTTGTGTTATGGAAGTTATCTGTTTTGGGATGATCTTGTTTGAAATTATTACTTCTATATGCATTGCTGCCTCTTTGTGATTTCTTCATCAATACTTACTCTGCTCACATATCATGTGTCTTGTGATGAATGGTTAACAGAAAGAACAGGATGTGGGCTGTATTTAGTGTGGTTAGTGTTACTCTGCTCACGTATCATGTGTCTTGTGATGAATGGTTAACAGAAAGATCAGGATGTGGACTGTATTTAGTGTGGTTAATGTGCAATCACACTGTCATTTTGTTGAATTGATTTTGGGGGCTTTCACAGGATTTTTAAATATCTAGTATATGCATTTCTTAAATAAAGATTCGATAACACTACAACTTAGGCTTTAGTTGAGATTATAATTAAAACTATTCATATGATTGTTCTCCTATAAAGTGCACCTTGCTTTTAGAGGGTTAATGCAGGCTTATAGCATTTTATTACAAATGCAATGGTTGAGATTATAATTAATTGCATGCACACATATCACAAACTATGAAGTTAAGAATTGTtgactttgcactctcccctgcATGTTGGAAATGCCAAATCTAGTAACATATTGGAAATTCCAACCAATTTTATCCTTCTAGTTTTAGTTGAATTCAATTCAGTATCCAATCAACATTGTCATCATTTTTCAGGATCATTAAACATATAAATACTTTAGCCTCTAATTTGTTTGCCTTACTTTCTAGCCCTGATGAGGCAATATATATGAAGCTAGTGGCATTCAGTTATGTGACAATGCACTTTACCGTTACTGATTCTGTCATTGACATTAGCTCCCTTACTGTCAAATGTTAAACATGTTTGACATGATTCATATTCCTAGTTAAACTTGAGGTCCAGGCCCTAATATGTGTGAGAGCGAGTTGAAACAATTATTTATTTGTTCAGTTTGACTGCTAGATGCGCTAAAACATCAGTCACcaataaattaaatttcatgTACCCAAATCTGTTCAATTGAGGTGAATTAATTTTCATGTACCCAAATCTGTTTGATCGAAGTGGCTTGTAACTGAGTTTATAAACTGCTAAACTGATTACGTGGTTTAATACCCCCAGCTGGTGCAAGCTCCATAATCACTTAGATGAAAGTCAAAATGTAGTCTTTGGGATAGGATTGGTTTGAATTGTGTGCAAACAACCAATTTGGATACACTGTTGCTCGTTTGAGGCAGTCTCATATGAGCAATGTTCACGAGTCACGACATCAACCATGGCAATGTGGAGATGTCAAGATCTTGTAGTTGTACTCTTGGCCCATTTTGCCTTGAGATCAAGGCCTTATTCCCATTGAGGAGTGCTAGTAGTTGGAATTTTAAGATTTATATTTTTTGTATTTCCCACATAAATTTCAACTAGATCAAGTTGGGTACATCTTCACATTGGGGTTGAACCTTCTTTGCCTTTTGTTCCTGTTGAAGACCTCAGCGGTGAGCCTGTCAAATTTAATAGTAGTGCTTAGACGCCAATTTGGTGTTTGAGAAGTGTCGATGTTGTAATAGACTCTGACGGCTTGCCAAGTGAGTTCGGAGGAGGGGAGTTGGGATTGAAGGTAATGGATGGGAATGAGAAAGGGGCGTCTCTTTGAGTAGGAAAGAAGACGTACAGAGTAAATGAGGTTTTGTTGGATGAGATGTAGATTTTGTTGGATGAGATGTAGATTAAAATGCTACGTGGGATGCCATGAAGGCAACACTTGATGATGTGTCAAACGTCCACATAAACCTCTCTTAGTTGAGTCACGTTTTTCGTAACGGAGGTTGATGAGAGGACGAAAATCACTTCATATCTTAGCACTTAATGACTAAAACCAACAAAATGGAAATGTAGGGGCTATGACCAAAAAGAAAgcttgaggttttttttttttttgataagccaattTTGCATTAAaagggagtacaaggggtactcaaaCCCTTAATACACACAAAGAAAACAaggaaaaaaaaggagaaatacAAACATGAAACCCAAACCAACAACCCCAAGCTGTACAGAAACAGCAAGGAACCCCTCAACAGATCACGAAAGCCAAAATGAATGAATGCCAGCAAAACCAGATACGACTAGCCTAGGTAACCAGCAACCAGACATAGCAATGGAAGAACAAGAAATGGAAGGAGTGAGGTgagtttgttacaacttacAAACAGTTAGCGCAAGATATGCAAGAACAAGTCAACAAGTTACGTGGCTTGTTTTAAGTAATACTCTCGAGCTCATATCTGCAGTTTTGGGTGAAAGTTAAACCATATTATTAACCTTATTTGTTTCATCATAGAAACACAAAGAAAAGAAATGACTAGCATTTGGAAAACCAGAACCGCACTGCGTTCTATTACCCACTCCTTAGCATCATCCACCACTCGCCACACCCCTTTGTTTCCCTCTCGAATCTCTCCCACCAGCTACATTTCCGCCAGGCGTGATCCCATCTCCGGTGGGTTGATTGTGAGAATTTaggaatttttttcatttattgatTGATTAAATTTGAAAATGGAAAAACTAACTATACATATCGCACGTTAGTGTATTGATTTGGGCTTCTGATTGGACCTTGTGTATCTAGTCTATGGGCTTATTGTGAGAAGGCCCAAGTTCCATATTATGTAGTTCTGCCTGTTAGGATTGTTGTTAGTTAATCAGCCAAGAGTGTTGTATTAATATGTGAAAAGTATACTGAATGAGATTAGAGTGGTTAATCAGCAAAACAGACAGTTGTTAGTTTGTTAGAATCGTTTTCACTCtcacaattggtatcagagctccgtaAGGGGCCTGAACCAGAAACAGCAGTTTCATCAAGAACGGGAAGAAGACGACGATCATCAGAGGAGGCGAGCGATCGTTGCTTCAAAGCGAACAAAGCGAGAGGTGATTGCAACTAGAAGAAGCAAAGGGGATTTGCAATCGGAAAGGAGAAAATCGGCCATGGCAGATcgagaaaatttgagttttcttCAACCATCAGTACCCAAATTTGATGGGTACTACGACCATTGGGCCATGCTTATGGAAAACCTGCTCAGATCAAAGGAGTACTGGAATCTGATT
This is a stretch of genomic DNA from Lotus japonicus ecotype B-129 chromosome 1, LjGifu_v1.2. It encodes these proteins:
- the LOC130748499 gene encoding 60S ribosomal protein L9, translated to MKTILSSETMDIPDGVSIKVHAKVIEVEGPRGKLVRDFKHLNLDFQLITDENGKKKLKIEAWFATRKTSAAIRTALSHVDNLITGVTKGYRYKMRFVYAHFPINASITNDNKAIEIRNFLGEKKVRKVDMLDGVSILRSEKVKDELVLDGNDIELVSRSCALINQKCHVKNKDIRKFLDGIYVSEKGTVVEE